One region of Mucilaginibacter gotjawali genomic DNA includes:
- the porX gene encoding T9SS response regulator signal transducer PorX, translating into MQDTSILWADDEIDLLKPHILFLTEKGYKVTTVTNGADAVETFKSNYFDLVFLDENMPGLTGLETLSQIKNINNDVPIVLITKSEEEYLMEDAIGSKIDDYLIKPVNPKQIQLTIKKLTENKRLVTEKTTMAYQQDFRNLGMTLNDNLSFTEWADVYKKLVYWELELQQLEDAGMHEILTLQKAEANTQFCKFVEKNYLNWVKNPENGPVMSPALFKKKVFPRLDGKGPVFFILIDNLRYDQFKIINSILIEYFRLEEEDTYYSILPTATQYARNAIFSGLMPLDMEKRYPEMWQNDEDEGGKNLYEGDFIADQIKRVTRRDVKFSYHKILNIDEGRALNESVNNLMNNELNVVVYNFVDMLSHARTDMQMIRELASDDAAYRSLTLSWFEHSPLYDLLKFLAQKQVRVVLTTDHGTIRVKNPSKIVGDRNTNTNLRYKQGKNLNFNPKEVFHVRNPHDAMLPKLHVSSSFVFAKEDSYFVYPNNYNHFMNFYNETFQHGGISLEEMLIPIAVYGPK; encoded by the coding sequence ATGCAAGATACATCCATTTTATGGGCCGACGATGAGATTGACCTTTTAAAGCCGCATATACTATTTTTAACCGAAAAAGGCTACAAAGTTACTACCGTAACCAATGGCGCCGATGCGGTTGAAACCTTCAAAAGCAACTATTTCGACCTGGTTTTCCTTGACGAAAATATGCCGGGGCTAACCGGTCTGGAAACATTGTCGCAGATCAAGAATATCAATAATGATGTGCCCATTGTGCTGATCACCAAAAGTGAAGAGGAATATTTGATGGAGGATGCCATTGGTTCAAAAATTGATGACTACCTGATCAAGCCGGTAAACCCCAAACAAATACAGTTAACCATAAAAAAACTGACTGAAAATAAACGCCTGGTTACCGAAAAAACAACCATGGCTTACCAGCAGGATTTCAGGAACCTGGGAATGACATTGAATGACAACCTGAGCTTTACAGAATGGGCCGATGTTTATAAAAAACTGGTTTACTGGGAGCTTGAGCTGCAGCAACTGGAAGATGCAGGTATGCACGAGATCTTAACGCTGCAAAAAGCCGAAGCCAACACACAGTTTTGCAAGTTTGTTGAAAAGAACTACCTGAACTGGGTAAAAAACCCGGAAAACGGGCCTGTGATGTCTCCGGCTTTGTTTAAAAAGAAGGTTTTTCCGCGGCTTGACGGGAAGGGCCCGGTATTTTTTATCTTGATAGATAACCTGCGGTACGACCAGTTTAAGATCATTAACTCGATATTGATTGAGTATTTCAGGCTGGAGGAAGAGGATACTTATTATAGTATTTTGCCTACAGCAACCCAATATGCAAGGAATGCGATATTCAGCGGCCTGATGCCATTGGATATGGAAAAACGCTATCCTGAAATGTGGCAGAATGATGAAGATGAAGGTGGTAAAAATCTATACGAAGGCGATTTTATTGCCGACCAGATCAAACGGGTTACCCGAAGGGACGTGAAGTTTTCGTATCATAAAATATTGAATATTGATGAAGGCCGCGCGCTGAATGAATCAGTAAACAACCTGATGAATAATGAGCTGAATGTGGTGGTGTATAACTTTGTGGATATGCTTTCGCATGCCCGTACCGATATGCAAATGATCCGCGAATTGGCCAGTGACGATGCCGCGTACCGCTCATTAACCTTATCATGGTTTGAACACTCGCCTTTATACGACCTGCTTAAGTTTTTGGCGCAAAAACAGGTGAGAGTGGTGCTGACCACCGACCATGGTACCATAAGGGTAAAAAACCCAAGCAAAATTGTAGGCGACAGGAATACCAATACCAACCTGCGTTACAAACAGGGTAAAAACTTAAACTTTAACCCGAAAGAGGTTTTTCATGTGCGCAACCCGCACGATGCCATGTTGCCCAAATTGCATGTAAGCTCGAGCTTTGTTTTTGCCAAGGAAGACAGCTATTTTGTTTACCCTAACAACTACAATCATTTTATGAATTTTTATAACGAAACCTTCCAGCACGGGGGCATTTCGCTTGAAGAAATGCTGATCCCGATTGCCGTTTACGGGCCGAAGTAA
- a CDS encoding type II toxin-antitoxin system VapC family toxin encodes MNGTDLFIDTNICIYLLNGDIVLAELLQGQNLYISIITEMELYAYHGDNASAIQVLDNFLKSISVINIEEKVKINTIEIRKRSKLKLPDSIIAASAISFGLPLITADKGFRKVNHMDLILFEK; translated from the coding sequence ATGAATGGAACTGATCTATTTATAGATACTAATATCTGCATCTATCTATTAAATGGCGACATTGTTTTAGCCGAACTCCTGCAGGGTCAAAATTTATATATTTCCATTATTACTGAAATGGAACTTTATGCTTATCATGGTGACAACGCTTCGGCAATTCAAGTTTTGGACAATTTCTTAAAATCGATATCAGTAATCAACATTGAAGAAAAAGTTAAGATAAACACTATTGAAATAAGAAAGCGCTCCAAACTCAAACTACCAGATAGCATAATCGCCGCTTCGGCCATATCCTTTGGCTTGCCGCTAATTACTGCCGATAAAGGATTTAGAAAAGTCAATCACATGGATCTCATATTGTTCGAAAAATAA
- the tsaE gene encoding tRNA (adenosine(37)-N6)-threonylcarbamoyltransferase complex ATPase subunit type 1 TsaE translates to MLLSSTTTSQLPATAAQIIEFAANSRIFLFYGDMGAGKTTLIKALCESLGTTEPVTSPTFSIVNEYEGATERIYHFDFYRLKNETEALDMGYEEYFYSGAYCFIEWPEKIPSLLPDHYISIKIIVKDDDLREINIENI, encoded by the coding sequence GTGCTTTTATCCTCAACAACTACATCTCAACTCCCTGCGACAGCCGCTCAAATAATTGAGTTCGCCGCAAATTCCCGCATCTTCCTTTTTTACGGCGATATGGGCGCCGGGAAAACCACTCTTATTAAAGCCCTATGCGAAAGTTTAGGAACGACAGAGCCTGTTACCAGTCCCACCTTTTCCATCGTAAATGAATATGAAGGTGCCACCGAAAGAATTTATCACTTTGATTTTTATCGCCTGAAAAACGAAACGGAAGCGCTTGATATGGGCTACGAGGAGTATTTTTATTCGGGGGCATATTGTTTTATTGAATGGCCCGAAAAGATCCCCAGTTTGCTTCCCGATCATTATATCAGCATAAAAATTATCGTAAAAGATGATGATTTGAGGGAGATAAACATCGAAAACATTTAA
- a CDS encoding PA2169 family four-helix-bundle protein yields METTEKSIEVLNDLIEINNDRVAGFAHAVHELKENDGDLRVLFLQLREESRENVHELGTAINKLDAEVEMGMSSNGALHRMWLDVKAAFTGHDRRGILAECERGEDAIKKAYESALSPDNELSPHLTEILLRQQQDIIASHNQIKALRDSEA; encoded by the coding sequence ATGGAAACTACAGAAAAATCAATTGAAGTTTTAAATGATCTGATAGAGATCAATAACGACAGGGTTGCTGGCTTCGCCCACGCTGTACATGAATTGAAAGAGAACGATGGCGATCTGCGGGTGCTTTTTTTGCAGTTAAGGGAAGAAAGCAGGGAAAACGTTCATGAACTTGGCACTGCGATTAATAAACTTGATGCCGAGGTTGAAATGGGAATGAGCAGCAATGGCGCCTTGCACCGCATGTGGCTTGATGTAAAAGCTGCCTTTACCGGGCATGATCGCAGGGGGATATTAGCGGAATGTGAACGGGGAGAAGACGCAATAAAAAAAGCCTATGAAAGCGCCCTGTCGCCTGATAATGAACTGTCCCCCCATTTAACCGAAATACTTTTGCGGCAACAACAGGATATAATTGCATCTCATAACCAAATCAAGGCTTTGAGGGATAGTGAGGCTTAG
- the lpxD gene encoding UDP-3-O-(3-hydroxymyristoyl)glucosamine N-acyltransferase: MQFTAHELGLMLNGTVEGDPLVPVNQLAKIEEARAGSLSFLANPKYEQYLYTTEASVVIINNDQVLAEPVKSTLIRVPNAYSAITVLLEKYNTLKLHKTGIEQPSFIHPSATVGENVYVGAFAYIGPNVKVGNNCKIYPGCYIADDVILGDNVTLFPGVKIYFDCILGNNVIIHSGTIIGADGFGFAPAGDGTYAKISQIGNVIIEDDVEIGSNTTVDRATMGSTIIRKGVKLDNLIQIAHNVEIGSNTVVAAQTGISGSTKLGENCIIGGQVGIVGHITLAKGTQVQAQSGVSRTLKEEGKRWMGSPAFAYNDHMRSQIVFSRLPALEKRIDELEKIIKELTKDVH, from the coding sequence ATGCAATTTACCGCACATGAATTAGGTTTGATGCTAAACGGAACTGTTGAGGGAGACCCCTTGGTGCCGGTAAATCAACTTGCCAAAATAGAAGAGGCCCGTGCAGGGTCGTTATCGTTTTTAGCTAACCCTAAATACGAGCAGTATTTATATACCACGGAAGCATCCGTCGTTATTATCAATAACGACCAGGTTTTGGCCGAACCTGTAAAGTCCACGCTTATACGGGTACCGAACGCGTACAGCGCGATAACCGTATTGCTGGAAAAATACAATACGCTGAAGCTTCATAAAACAGGCATTGAACAGCCGTCATTTATTCACCCGTCTGCAACGGTGGGCGAAAATGTTTATGTTGGTGCATTCGCCTACATCGGTCCAAATGTAAAAGTCGGCAATAACTGCAAAATCTATCCCGGGTGCTATATCGCAGATGATGTAATATTAGGCGACAATGTAACGTTGTTTCCGGGAGTGAAAATTTATTTTGATTGTATACTGGGCAATAACGTCATCATCCATTCGGGCACCATCATAGGTGCCGATGGTTTTGGGTTTGCGCCTGCCGGGGATGGCACATATGCCAAAATAAGCCAGATAGGGAATGTAATTATTGAAGACGATGTGGAGATCGGCTCAAACACTACTGTCGACCGGGCTACGATGGGTTCAACCATTATCCGCAAAGGGGTAAAGCTGGATAACCTGATCCAGATTGCCCATAATGTAGAGATCGGCTCAAATACGGTAGTTGCTGCGCAAACAGGCATATCCGGCAGTACCAAATTAGGCGAAAACTGTATTATCGGAGGCCAGGTTGGTATCGTAGGCCATATTACCCTTGCCAAAGGCACCCAGGTACAGGCACAATCAGGCGTGAGCCGCACCTTAAAAGAAGAAGGTAAAAGATGGATGGGCTCGCCGGCATTTGCCTATAACGACCACATGCGCTCGCAAATCGTGTTTAGCCGTTTGCCCGCCCTCGAAAAAAGAATTGATGAACTTGAAAAAATAATTAAAGAATTGACAAAGGATGTTCACTAG
- the lpxA gene encoding acyl-ACP--UDP-N-acetylglucosamine O-acyltransferase — translation MIQPLAYIHPQAKIADNVVIEPFVTIHKDVEIGEGSWIGSNSTIMDGARIGKNCRVYPGAVISAPPQDLKYRGEQSTVSVGDNTVIRECVTLNRGTALDKNTTTIGSNCLLMAYVHVAHDCVIGDNVIIANSVQLAGHINVYDYAFIGGTSAVHQFVEIGAHSMISGGSLVRKDVPPYTKAGREPLSYVGINSVGLRRRGFSAATINEIQEIYRIIFLKKYNITKALDIIEAEFNPTVERDEIINFVQNSQRGIMKGFGNS, via the coding sequence ATGATCCAACCCTTAGCATACATACATCCCCAGGCTAAAATAGCCGACAACGTGGTAATTGAGCCGTTTGTGACGATACACAAAGATGTTGAGATAGGCGAAGGATCGTGGATCGGTTCAAACAGCACCATTATGGACGGCGCCCGTATCGGCAAAAATTGCCGTGTTTACCCGGGGGCTGTAATTTCAGCACCTCCTCAGGACCTTAAATACCGCGGCGAACAAAGCACCGTTTCGGTTGGCGATAATACCGTCATCCGCGAATGCGTAACATTAAACCGCGGTACCGCACTGGACAAAAACACCACAACCATCGGCAGCAATTGCCTCCTGATGGCTTATGTACACGTGGCGCACGATTGCGTTATCGGCGATAATGTGATCATTGCCAACTCGGTTCAGCTTGCCGGGCATATCAATGTATATGATTATGCCTTTATTGGCGGCACATCAGCGGTTCACCAGTTTGTGGAGATCGGCGCACACAGCATGATCTCGGGTGGTTCTTTGGTTCGTAAAGACGTGCCGCCTTATACCAAAGCCGGCCGCGAACCATTGTCTTATGTGGGTATTAATTCTGTTGGCCTGCGCCGCCGGGGTTTTTCTGCCGCTACGATAAACGAGATCCAGGAAATTTACCGCATTATCTTTCTTAAAAAATATAATATTACCAAAGCGCTCGATATTATTGAAGCCGAATTCAACCCAACTGTTGAACGCGACGAGATCATCAATTTTGTACAAAACTCGCAGCGGGGAATTATGAAGGGGTTTGGGAATAGTTAA
- a CDS encoding putative toxin-antitoxin system toxin component, PIN family, translated as MKHKFVFDTNSLISAALLQKSINAQALNRAIEIGRIVISESVLSEFSEVIFRKKFDKYFLKDEERLEAIDQIERNALVFFPSIAINACRDAKDNKFLELAVTAGASCIVSGDQDLLILHPFNNIPILSPADFLKLFDFIQ; from the coding sequence ATGAAGCATAAATTTGTCTTTGATACGAATTCACTTATTAGTGCGGCCCTTCTTCAAAAATCAATTAATGCTCAGGCGTTGAACAGGGCAATAGAAATTGGAAGGATAGTAATTTCCGAATCGGTATTGTCCGAGTTTTCTGAAGTTATTTTCCGAAAAAAGTTTGACAAATATTTTTTAAAAGATGAGGAACGATTAGAAGCTATTGATCAAATTGAGCGTAATGCACTTGTATTCTTTCCATCGATAGCCATCAATGCCTGCCGTGATGCAAAAGACAACAAATTTCTTGAACTTGCAGTAACTGCCGGAGCATCCTGTATCGTAAGCGGCGACCAGGATTTACTGATCCTGCATCCTTTTAACAATATCCCCATTTTGTCGCCGGCAGATTTTTTAAAGCTTTTTGATTTCATTCAGTAA
- a CDS encoding acyl-CoA desaturase, which translates to MIILIFFLAHWFLSLFFQTFYLHRYASHKMFITNKFNERVFHLLTFICQGSSFLNPRAYAIMHREHHAYSDTEKDPHSPYFFRDVFQMMWRTAQSYKLYEQRLKEPEPQFKGNYPEWRLLDYWGSTHVSRLAFGAFYVVFYIFFATHWWMFLLLPIHFLMGPIHGAIVNWCGHKYGYSNFDNGDKSKNTTPFDFFMLGELFQNNHHKRPNSPNFAAKWFEFDPVYPVMKFMHWIHLIRLREAYL; encoded by the coding sequence GTGATTATTTTAATATTCTTTTTGGCCCATTGGTTCCTTTCTTTGTTCTTTCAAACATTTTATCTGCATCGCTACGCTTCTCATAAAATGTTTATTACCAATAAATTTAACGAACGTGTTTTTCATCTGCTGACATTTATTTGCCAGGGATCGTCGTTTTTAAACCCGCGTGCTTATGCTATTATGCACCGCGAGCACCATGCTTACAGCGACACCGAGAAAGACCCGCATTCACCCTATTTTTTCAGGGATGTTTTTCAAATGATGTGGCGCACGGCACAAAGCTATAAGCTTTATGAACAACGGTTGAAAGAACCGGAGCCGCAATTTAAAGGTAACTATCCTGAATGGCGTTTATTGGATTATTGGGGTTCAACCCATGTGTCGCGCCTGGCATTTGGCGCTTTTTATGTAGTTTTCTATATTTTTTTTGCTACCCATTGGTGGATGTTTTTACTGCTGCCGATCCACTTTTTAATGGGGCCTATCCATGGCGCTATTGTTAACTGGTGCGGGCATAAATACGGCTACTCAAATTTCGATAATGGCGATAAATCAAAAAACACTACACCGTTTGATTTTTTTATGCTAGGCGAGTTATTCCAGAACAATCATCATAAACGCCCCAACAGCCCCAATTTTGCCGCAAAATGGTTTGAGTTTGACCCGGTTTACCCGGTGATGAAATTTATGCACTGGATCCATTTGATCAGGTTACGGGAAGCATATTTGTAG
- a CDS encoding LLM class flavin-dependent oxidoreductase, with the protein MDTKNIRLGVLDQSPVRKGLTAAEAVQETVELAKYTDALGYTRFWVSEHHNTGALAGSTPEVLMAHLAGQTKNIRIGSGGVMMPNHSALKVAENFRTLEALFPGRIDLGMGRAPGTDRHTAALLNPSNQFREQDFVEQLYDLNNFFHDRGDPGTPMAKIRAIPQVKTVPAMWLLSSSGQSGIFAAHFGMGFSFAHFINPNGGPQAVEAYRERFQPSEELQQQQANMAIFVFCSEDEEKVERHQALMDYRFNQFEKGAGIVPIGYDDIKHVTYSAGEQERIWYNRKRVIAGTPDRVKTRLTQLAEEYNVDEIIAVTITEHFEDRLQSYKLLAEMFIS; encoded by the coding sequence ATGGACACAAAAAATATCCGCCTCGGTGTATTGGATCAATCTCCGGTACGTAAAGGGCTCACAGCTGCAGAAGCGGTTCAAGAGACAGTAGAACTTGCAAAATATACCGATGCTTTAGGCTACACCCGCTTTTGGGTATCTGAACATCATAATACGGGCGCGCTTGCGGGTTCAACGCCCGAAGTGCTGATGGCACACCTGGCAGGGCAAACAAAAAATATCCGCATCGGCTCGGGCGGGGTAATGATGCCCAATCACAGCGCGCTAAAGGTTGCCGAAAACTTCAGGACGCTGGAAGCCCTGTTCCCCGGGCGCATTGACCTGGGAATGGGCCGCGCTCCGGGTACCGACCGGCATACAGCGGCTTTGCTTAACCCATCCAACCAGTTTCGCGAGCAGGATTTTGTGGAACAACTGTATGATCTGAATAACTTTTTTCATGACAGGGGCGACCCTGGTACGCCGATGGCTAAAATAAGGGCCATACCACAGGTTAAAACTGTGCCTGCCATGTGGCTGTTAAGCTCCAGCGGGCAAAGCGGCATATTTGCTGCTCATTTTGGGATGGGTTTTTCCTTCGCCCATTTCATCAATCCAAACGGGGGCCCGCAGGCTGTTGAAGCCTATCGCGAACGTTTTCAGCCTTCCGAAGAACTGCAGCAGCAACAGGCCAATATGGCCATTTTTGTTTTTTGTTCGGAAGATGAGGAAAAGGTTGAGCGCCACCAGGCTTTAATGGATTATCGTTTTAACCAGTTTGAAAAGGGCGCCGGTATTGTGCCCATTGGATATGACGATATTAAACATGTTACCTATTCGGCAGGGGAGCAGGAAAGGATCTGGTACAACCGGAAAAGAGTAATTGCCGGTACGCCTGACCGGGTGAAAACAAGACTGACCCAGCTTGCGGAGGAATATAATGTTGATGAAATTATCGCGGTAACCATTACGGAGCATTTTGAGGACAGGCTGCAATCGTACAAACTGCTGGCCGAAATGTTTATAAGCTGA
- a CDS encoding ABC transporter ATP-binding protein, with amino-acid sequence MDYGPWSMDQKMNITLQNIGRRFNRDWIFRGVDYSFNSGSIYAILGPNGSGKSTLLQVLNGSLAPSTGKIDYFFEDQPVGVEKVYQHLSLAAPYLELIEEFSLAEMIDFHFKFNVLKEGIGKDGLIELLSLPGSKNKLIKYFSSGMKQRLKLALAFCADTPMLMLDEPTSNLDAQGVDWYLSLVQQFSKNRLTIICSNQEHEYNFCDAMLNIADYKGEVKGKR; translated from the coding sequence ATGGACTATGGTCCATGGTCTATGGACCAAAAAATGAACATCACCCTTCAAAACATTGGCCGGCGTTTTAACCGCGACTGGATTTTCAGAGGGGTGGATTATTCTTTTAATTCGGGTAGCATCTATGCTATCCTTGGCCCTAACGGTTCCGGAAAATCTACTCTATTGCAGGTTTTGAACGGCAGCCTGGCGCCATCTACAGGTAAAATTGATTACTTTTTTGAGGATCAGCCTGTCGGGGTGGAGAAAGTGTACCAGCATCTGAGCCTTGCAGCGCCATACCTTGAACTGATAGAAGAATTTAGCCTGGCTGAAATGATCGATTTTCATTTTAAATTCAACGTGCTCAAGGAAGGGATTGGGAAAGATGGGCTGATCGAGCTGTTGTCATTGCCGGGCAGTAAAAACAAACTGATCAAATATTTTTCATCAGGGATGAAGCAGCGGCTAAAACTGGCCCTGGCATTTTGCGCAGATACCCCCATGCTGATGCTTGATGAACCGACTTCAAACCTGGATGCCCAGGGCGTGGACTGGTATTTGAGCCTGGTACAGCAATTCTCAAAAAACAGGCTCACCATTATCTGCTCCAACCAGGAGCATGAATATAACTTTTGCGATGCAATGCTGAATATTGCGGATTATAAAGGAGAGGTGAAAGGAAAAAGGTAA
- a CDS encoding HD domain-containing protein: MNKKKIINDPVYGFISIPTELVFDLIEHPYFQRLRYIKQLGMTHLVYPGALHTRFHHALGAMYLMGMAIETLRNKGHEVSHEEEEAVIIAILLHDIGHGPFSHALEETIVEGISHEDISAMLMGKLNTEFGGRLTMAIEIFKGLYPREFLHQLVSSQLDMDRMDYLNRDSFFTGVSEGVISSDRIIKMLNVKDDQIAVEEKGIYSVEKFLIARRLMYWQVYLHKTVIAAEQLLARIMKRSRELTLMGTPVFTTPALSHFLRKPISSDAFMNEDHHLETFATLDDTDIMAAIKVWATHDDWVLSKLCQDMIYRNLYKVDITNQPPDKQFIERLTAKAMAKYDLTAHEASYFVFEDTIRNNAYRPGDGNIRILMKDGTIKDITAASDNSNLEALAKTVKKYILCYKKDLII, translated from the coding sequence TTGAATAAAAAGAAAATAATAAACGACCCCGTTTACGGCTTTATCAGCATCCCTACCGAGCTGGTATTTGACCTGATTGAACACCCGTATTTTCAACGGCTCCGCTATATCAAACAACTTGGAATGACACACCTGGTGTACCCGGGCGCCCTGCATACCCGTTTCCATCACGCCCTGGGGGCAATGTACCTGATGGGCATGGCTATTGAAACATTGCGCAACAAAGGTCACGAAGTCTCGCACGAGGAAGAGGAAGCCGTTATTATTGCTATCCTGCTGCATGATATAGGGCACGGCCCCTTTTCGCATGCGCTTGAAGAAACCATTGTTGAGGGCATTTCACATGAAGATATTTCAGCAATGCTGATGGGTAAGCTAAATACTGAATTTGGCGGCCGCTTAACGATGGCTATCGAAATATTTAAAGGCCTTTATCCGCGCGAATTCCTGCACCAGCTGGTTTCGAGCCAATTGGATATGGACCGGATGGATTACCTGAACCGTGATAGTTTTTTTACCGGCGTTTCTGAAGGGGTGATCAGTTCAGACCGGATCATCAAGATGCTGAATGTGAAGGACGACCAGATAGCCGTTGAAGAAAAAGGAATCTATTCCGTCGAAAAATTTTTAATTGCACGCAGGTTGATGTACTGGCAGGTGTACCTGCATAAAACCGTCATCGCTGCCGAGCAACTTTTAGCGCGGATAATGAAACGCAGCCGCGAACTTACCTTAATGGGAACGCCTGTTTTTACCACACCGGCGCTGAGCCATTTTTTAAGAAAGCCTATCAGCAGCGATGCTTTTATGAATGAAGATCATCACCTGGAAACCTTTGCCACACTGGATGATACGGATATAATGGCCGCGATTAAAGTATGGGCAACACATGATGATTGGGTACTCTCGAAACTTTGCCAGGATATGATATACCGCAACCTGTACAAGGTTGACATCACCAATCAGCCTCCGGACAAGCAATTTATAGAAAGGCTGACCGCAAAAGCAATGGCGAAATATGACCTTACAGCACATGAGGCATCCTATTTTGTATTTGAGGATACGATACGGAATAATGCTTACCGCCCCGGCGACGGCAACATCCGTATTTTAATGAAAGACGGCACAATAAAAGACATAACCGCAGCCAGCGATAATTCAAATTTGGAAGCATTAGCAAAAACGGTTAAAAAGTATATACTTTGTTATAAAAAGGACTTAATAATTTGA
- a CDS encoding bifunctional UDP-3-O-[3-hydroxymyristoyl] N-acetylglucosamine deacetylase/3-hydroxyacyl-ACP dehydratase — MNVKQKTIKAPVSVSGTGLHTGERVTMTFNPAPENHGYKFRRIDITGSPIIDADCDNVTDTSRGTTISQNGASVSTIEHVLAALVGLEVDNVLIDLDGPETPIMDGSSIQFVDAIKETGFVEQEADREYYHIPYNIHYSEPDRKVEMVAMPLDDYRFTCMVDYNSQVLGSQHASISTISEFNKEIASCRTFCFLHELEMLLKHDLIKGGDLNNAIVVVDKEVDEEELAHLARIFNRKDIKVAPQGILNNIELRHQNEPARHKLLDMIGDLALVGVPLRGHIMAARPGHAANVAFAKKIKTLIKKERSRKHVKIYDPNAKPVYDTIQIMNILPHRQPFLMIDKILELTKSHVVGLKNVTMNEEMFRGHFPGMPLFPGVLQIEAMAQTGGILVLNTVPDPENYITLFLKIENARFKAPVTPGDTLIFHCNLIAPIRRGIAQMKGIGMVGERIVVEAELMAQIVKKQKTDEE, encoded by the coding sequence ATGAATGTAAAACAAAAAACAATTAAGGCGCCGGTTTCGGTTTCGGGCACTGGTTTACATACCGGCGAACGGGTTACCATGACGTTTAACCCGGCTCCCGAAAATCATGGCTATAAATTCAGAAGGATAGACATTACCGGATCGCCCATCATTGATGCTGATTGTGATAACGTTACTGATACCTCGCGCGGCACCACTATTTCGCAAAATGGCGCCAGCGTAAGTACTATTGAGCACGTATTGGCGGCCCTTGTTGGTTTGGAAGTTGATAATGTGCTTATTGATTTGGACGGACCCGAAACGCCGATAATGGATGGCAGTTCCATCCAGTTTGTTGATGCGATAAAAGAAACCGGTTTTGTTGAACAGGAAGCCGACCGGGAATATTACCATATCCCTTATAACATTCATTACTCTGAGCCCGACCGCAAAGTTGAAATGGTGGCAATGCCGCTGGACGACTACCGTTTTACCTGCATGGTTGATTATAATTCGCAAGTGTTGGGCAGCCAGCATGCAAGTATTTCTACGATATCCGAGTTTAATAAAGAGATCGCATCATGCCGTACCTTTTGTTTTTTGCATGAACTGGAAATGCTTTTAAAGCACGACCTGATAAAAGGCGGCGATCTGAACAATGCGATTGTGGTTGTTGATAAAGAAGTAGATGAAGAAGAACTGGCTCACCTGGCCCGGATCTTTAACCGCAAAGATATTAAAGTAGCGCCGCAGGGCATTTTAAATAACATTGAACTTCGCCACCAGAATGAGCCGGCCCGGCACAAGCTGCTGGATATGATAGGCGATCTTGCACTGGTGGGCGTTCCGTTACGCGGTCACATTATGGCAGCAAGGCCCGGCCATGCGGCCAATGTGGCTTTCGCAAAAAAAATAAAGACCCTTATAAAGAAGGAAAGAAGCCGTAAGCACGTAAAAATTTACGACCCGAACGCAAAGCCCGTTTATGACACCATCCAGATCATGAACATTTTACCCCACCGGCAGCCGTTTTTGATGATTGATAAAATCCTCGAACTTACCAAAAGCCATGTAGTAGGATTGAAAAATGTTACCATGAATGAAGAAATGTTCAGGGGCCATTTTCCGGGGATGCCTTTATTCCCCGGGGTGCTGCAGATTGAGGCCATGGCACAAACCGGCGGCATCCTGGTTTTAAATACCGTGCCCGATCCCGAAAATTATATTACCTTGTTCCTTAAAATAGAAAATGCCAGGTTTAAAGCACCGGTAACGCCAGGGGATACGCTGATCTTTCATTGCAACCTGATCGCACCTATCCGCAGGGGTATAGCACAAATGAAAGGTATCGGCATGGTTGGCGAACGTATTGTTGTTGAGGCTGAGCTAATGGCACAAATTGTAAAAAAGCAAAAAACTGACGAAGAATGA